The genomic window TATTACCAACAACGATTGGGTCTTGAACGTTCAAAGTACCTTGTTGAACAAGGAGGGTTGCAACCGCACCTTTTCCTTTATCCAAACGGGCTTCAATAACGGTACCGATGGCGCGAACGGTTGGGTCTGCTTTGAGTTCTTGGATTTCAGCCACAAGAAGAACAGTTTCCAAGAGTTCATCGATATTTTGGTTGAATTTAGCTGAGATCTCTACAAACTCAGAATCTCCACCCCAAGCTGTTGACATAACACCGTGTTCAGCCAATTCACCGATCACACGTTCTGGGTTGGCACCTGGTTTATCAATCTTGTTAATGGCAACGATGATTGGAACATTAGCTGCTTTTGAGTGGTTGATAGCTTCGATAGTTTGAGGCATAACCCCGTCATCTGCCGCTACGACCAAGATGGTAATATCAGTAACAGAGGCACCACGTGCACGCATAGAAGTAAAGGCCGCGTGTCCTGGTGTGTCGAGGAAGGTAATCTTCTTACCATTTTCTTCGATCTGATAGGCACCGATATGCTGAGTGATACCACCTGCTTCTCCTGTAGCAACACGAGAATTACGAAGGGTATCCAAAAGGGTTGTTTTACCATGGTCAACGTGTCCCATGATGGTTACAACCGGTGGACGCTCAATCAACTCATCTTCATTGAGGTATCCATCTTCTACGAAGAAGCGTTCGATATCCGCATTATCCACTTCAACCTTTTGTTTAGCTTCAATTCCGTAATCAACCATAAGGAGTTCAATTGTTTCACCATCCAGAGATTGGTTTTGAGTGGCCATTACGCCCATCATAAATAGTTTCTTAACAATCTCAGCTGGTTCACGTTTGATACGTTTTGCGATTTCCGCAACAGTCATACCATCTGTATATTCAAATTCTGTTGGCAACTCATGGAATTTACGCTCTGTAACAGGTTTTGGAGCCTGGTTACGGTTGTTTTGCTTGTTGCCTTTTTTATTTTTCTTATTGTTATTCCAGTTACTATTTCTTTGATTTCTCACTTGATTCTGACTACTTCGATTCTTTTGTTGTTTTCTAGGACCATCTTCTTCACGATCGTAATCATCACGATCTTTGTCTGGTCGGGCTTGTTTTTTACGACGTGTATCCACTACAGGCTCTTTGACTACAGGAGCTACTTCAACCACTTGCTGAGTTTGTTCAGCTAGCTTAGCAGCTTCTTCAAAGATTTCCTCTGGTTCTTTTCGTTTATTAGCTTGAGCCAAGGCTTCTTTGGCAACTTGAGACTGTTTGAAGCGTTCCTCGCTTGAGCGTGCGTATTCGGCATTTTGCTCTGCCTTCAGGGCTGCTGCACGAGCCTTGAAATCAATACGTGGTCCAGCTTGGTTCGGACGATTGTCCGCTTGTTGGCGGCGATCGTTCCCACGATTTCCTTGACCTTGCTGTTTCTTGGCTTGATCATTAAAACGACGATTGTCGCGGTTCCCTTGACCTGGTTTTCCACCATTACGGTTCTCATTCTTTTGACGGTTCCCGTTTTGTTGTTGGTCGCGGTTGTTGCCCTTGTTTTGCTTGCGTCGCTCTGCTTGCTCTTTTGCACGAGCTTCACGCTCTGCCTTGAAGTTTCGGCTTTGTGGTCTAGCAGCTACTACTTTTTCTTCCTTAGGAGCTACTGGTGTTTCAGATTTCTTTTCTACCTTCGCTTCACTTGCTTTTGGTGCTACAGGTTTTGCTTCTGCTTTAGGGGCAGCAGGCTTAAAGCTAGCAACGATTTTTTCAGCAGCATCAGCTTCAACGCTTGACGAGTGGCTCTTCACCTCCAAGCCCAACTCTTTTGCACGCGCTACAACTTCCTTACTTTCTTTTCCAAGTTCTTTTGCGATTTCGTACAATCTTTTCTTAGACAAATCATGTCCTCCTCTTCTATTCCATAAGAGACCTCATTTTCTTTGTAAATCCAGCATCTGTCACAGCTAAAACCTTTCTTGATTTCCCAACTGCTATGCTTAATTCCAGTGTTGAAAACACGGTTACAACTTCTACTTGATAATAGTGACTTTTATCTTGAATCTTCTTGGTCAGGTTGGGGGCAGCATCATGCGCTAGAAATACCAGCTTGGCTTTCTGTTCCTGAATGGCTTTGACAACCATTTCTTCACCCGAGATAATTTTCCCTGCTCGTTGAGCAAGTCCCAAGAGATTACTTACTTTTTGTTTATTCAAGTCCTAACTCTCTTCTTTTCACTTTGTGATCAACATAAGCAATCAACTCGTCATAAAAACTTTCTTCAACTTCCATGTTAAAGCTACGGTTAAAGACTTTTTTCTTTTTAGCCTCTAGGGCTTCTGCATTGTCTAGCTTGATATAAGCGCCACGGCCATTAGCCTTGCCTGTCGGGTCGATAAAGACCTCTCCTTCTTTGTTCTTGACAATACGGAGTAAATCTCGCTTATCAATTACTTCGTTGGAAACAACAGACTTGCGCAAAGGGATTTTTCTTGTTTTCATCTTCCCCTCCTCTTGCAGCTTTTATTCTTCTGTCAATTCTTCTGTGTCAGCGAAATCAACTTGACCTGCTTCTTCCATAGCTTCAAATTCACTTGCAGACTTGATATCGATACGGTATCCAGTCAAGTGAGCTGCCAAGCGAACGTTTTGTCCACGACGACCGATTGCAAGAGAAAGTTTATTATCTGGTACAACAACCAAGGCACGCTTGCTATCATTTTCATCAAAGATAACTTGGTCAACTTCGGCAGGAGCAATGGCATTGTAGATAAATTCAGCTGGATCTGCTACCCATTCGATAACGTCAATGTTTTCTTCTACTGGTACCATGCGGTCACTCTTAGCATCGTAGCGAGCTGGGTGGAATTTGCTAGTGATTTTCTTAATGTTTGCACCACCACGTCCAACGATTGTTCCGATAGCATCAACGTTAGGATTGTGGCTACGAACCGCAACTTTCGTACGATCACCTGCTTCACGGGCTACGCTCATGATTTCAACAGTTCCGTCGTAAACTTCAGGAATTTCTTGTTCCATCAAACGTTTTATCATTTCTGGATGGCTACGACTTACAAAGACGTTAACTCCACGAGGGTTGTCTTCCACTTTGTAGACATAAACTTCAATACGATCGTGGGAAGCAAAGACTTCTCCAGGAATTTGGTCTTGTTTTGACAATTGAGCTTCGATGCTTCCAAGGTTGACGTAAATGAAGCGGTTGTCAAAACGTTCAACTGTACCTGACATGATTTCTTGTTCATGCTCTTTGTAAGTATTGTAGGTAATGGCACGTGTTTGCTTACGCATTTTCTCCATGATGGTTTGTTTAGCAGATTGGGCTGCTACACGACCAAACTCTCCTGGTGCTTCTTCAAATTTGATTTTATCACCAAGCTCATAGGCTGAATTAATGGCAAGGGCATCTTTCAAGCTAATTTCCAAACGGCTATCAAATACTTCATCAACAACTTCACGGACAGTGTAGACTGTAAAGTCACCTGTTTTTTCGTTGAAGTCGATAGCTACGCTATCTGATTGACCATAGCGTCTACGATAAGCAGAACGAAGTGATTCTACTACTGCGTCGATGATATCTTCTTTCTTGATTCCCTTGTCTTCTTCCAAAATGCGGAAGGCCTCTAGCATTTCTTTACTCATGTTCTTTTTACTTTTGAATTCTCAAAAGCTATCCTTTCTTTCTATAATTTTACTGCTAAACGTGCTTTTGATACCAAGTTATATGGAATTTGGACTGTTTTCTTGCGCGTTTTATCCATATATTCCATAGTCAACTCGTCCTCTTCAAAGGACAACAAGGTTCCTTCAAAAACCTTTTGCTTGTCGATGGCTTGATAGAGCCCGACATGGATGTATTTCCCGACCGCTCCAGCGACTGCTTCCTTGGTTTTCAAAGGACGCTCCAATCCTGGACTGGTAATTTCTAGGAAATATTGTTCTGGGAAGGGATCCGGCTTGATAGTGTCTAGGACAGGACTGATAATTTCAGTCAAGTCTGCTGTATCATTCAAGGTGATTCCTTCAGGCTTGTCTACAAAAATACTAAGAATCATGTCACTACCAATTTTTCCATACTCGATATCTACGAGTTCAAAAGGAGCTTCAATGACAGGTTCTACGACTTCTCTGACTAATTCAACGATCGTTGCGATTGCGTCCACCTCCTCATAAGCAAGAGGCGAAGATATCTCCCCGCCTCTCTTTCTTATATTCTTGCTAATAGTATAGCACTTTTATGTACTAATGTAAAGCATAAGCACCCAAATAGCTTGGATTCAAGCTTTTTCTTAAAATTCTGCCTCAACTCGGTAGATAACTTGCCCCTTACTTGAGAACTTTTGCTCATACTCAGTCATGACATTTCCTTCAAAGTCGCTGGCATGTAAATCAAGCCAAACAGCATTTAGCTTCATACCATATTGTGAAAAGCTCACTAAACTATATTCAAACAAGCCACGATTATCTGTCTTGAAATGAATTTCACCATGTTCAGGCAAGATTCGCTTAAAGGTATCCAAGAAGCTCTTGTAGGTCAAACGACGTTTCTCATGACGTTTTTTAGGCCATGGATCCGAGAAATTCAAATACAAGCGGTCGATTTCGCCATCTTCAAAATAATTGGTCAATTCTGAACCATCAACCCATAGAAGTTTGATATTGGGAACTCCAACTTCTAAGACCTTGTCTAAGGCATAGCTTAATACAGACTTCTGAATATCAATCCCGATATAGTTGATACCAGGATTTTGTTTGGCCATTCCTGTTACGAAAGCTCCTTTGCCACTACCAACCTCTACATGGATTGGATTGTCATTACCAAACAAATCTCGCCACTTACCTTTAGCTTCTGCGGGATTTAAAACAACGTACTGCGGATTAGCCTCTAACAGTTCTGTTGCACCTTTACGATTTCTAACTCTCATTTTTTCTTTCCATACTTATCTCGGAAGCTACGCAAAGCATAAATCTCCCGATTTACATTATCCAAATCTTGATTTTCATAGTATTTGGTAATTAGGCTCAAAAAGGACAGTTGAGCATACCAATATAACTTATTCAAAACTGTTTGATTGTACTTGTAGCCATAATTAGTCAGCCACTCTTGCCATTGAAACTCTGGAATATAGTGACAGAGTAGATAGGCCACATCAAACATACGATCAGTCAAGCGAACAGAATCCCAGTCTACCAAGTAAATCAAGCCGCTCTCTGTCTCAAACCAATTGCTGTGACGAACATCCCCATGAACTATGGTTGCATAATCTTCCCTAAACCCAGGAAGGTTCTCACGCAAGTCACCTAGAACCATACGTAGATACTGGTTATTTTTCAACGCATCAGGAGCCTTATTTACCCATGATTGAAGCAAATCCGAAGGCGTTTCTAATGCATACCCCAAGCGTGTCAACTGGGTCATTAAGGGACGTGAACGGTGTAAACGGGTCAAAATATCGATAATTTGTTTACGGTTCATATCTCCTGGCGTCAAAATGTTCCCTGTCAACCATTCCTGAGCAGACATATCACGACCGTCTGGCAAACGACGGCTCCAGAGTAATTGCGGCGCAATTTGCTCTCTAGCTAAACCAGGCAGGATTGGAGAAGTATTCATTTTTATAAAAACACGTTTTCCATCAGGATAACTCCCCATATAAGCTTTTCCACTCTTCCCAGATATCGGGGTTAGCGTTAGCTCAATATCACCCAAGTCCATTTTTTTCCTCCGAATAAAGTTTCCTTATTATTCTACTAATTTTTATGCTATTCGTCAACCAATCTTCTCAGTTGATATGGCAAATAAAGATATTGCAATACAAGGCCTGCTCCCACAAGGACTAAAACTAGAATTTTGTCCTTGAAAACAAGCAATCCTAAAAGACTTTCCAAGGCTAAGGCAAAGATCCCAATCGCTCTCAAGATTTCCTTCAAGCCTTTCTCTTTTTGCCCCTTACCTACTGGGAATAATTGCGTTAAATATTGATAGTCAAAGGCATGATAGAGGGCTAGAAGCTGGAATAACAAAAGATAATTGAATAAAATTACAATTGCTACCGCAATCCAAGATTGCTCAATGAAGATGAGAGCGGTCAAAGATAGGATTATGAGTCGCAGACTAAGGGCGAATAAATCTCCATTTCTAAGATAGGAGCGGAGATAAAGATTCTGCCAGATTTTCCCTGGTACTTTCTGAACGCCCTTGAGGATAAAGTCCAGGTAAGCTCGACGTTTAACACTGTTTGAAATTCCCTTAACCTGGGTAAAGAGGGCAAAAAACCGAAGCAAGAACTGCTTGCGTTTGCTTTCCTGGGCAATGGCAAAATCCCAGTCAAGTCCATTTCCAAGGAAAAAGTTGCTAGACTTTTGGCGAAAAATCACATATTTTACTATCCCCAAGACAAGGAGATAGACTCCAAAAAACGGCAAACCAAGACCCATGGCTAAGAATAAAGGCGCAAACAGGAGCAAAAAGAGAGTCTGTACACTGACCCAAAAGATGAAAGAAATCAGACTCTGCTTCTGGATGTGTTCTCTCACTTCTTCTTCAGCAACTAAAAGAAATAGTTTGTCAGGCACTTCTAGATAGGTCGCAATACCACCCCAAAGCAAAAGTAAAATAGATATCATCCCAATCAAAATTAGGATTGGGAAATGATTCTCAGGAAAGTGTTGGAGCAACTGGTTGTACTGGTAGGCCAAAAATCCTAACAACACCAACAAAAATAAGACAAAATGGTCATTGAGCACATAACGGAGATAGCCCAAGCATTCCTTGCGAAATTCCTGCTTTCGTTTTAAAAACAAGTCCTTCATAACTCCTCCTCTTTGGTCAGAGCCAAATAGATATCATTGAGGCTTGCTTCTGGCATATCAAAGGCTTCTCGGAGCTGTTGGAGATTTCCTTTGGCTCTTACTTGACCTTTGTGAAGAATGACAAAAGAGTCACACATCTTTTCAGCAGAATCAAGAACGTGGGTACTCATAAGGATAGACTTTCCTTTTTTCTTTTCCGCTTCTAAAAGTTGAATCAAATCTGAAATCGCCAAAGGATCAAGACCAAGGAAAGGTTCGTCTACGATAAAGAGACTAGGATCCACGACAAAGGCACAGATAATCATAACCTTTTGCTTCATCCCTTTGGAAAAATGAACTGGAAACCAATCCAATTTTTGATCCAAACGGAACACTTTTAAAAGCGGCTCTACACGTTCAAAAGCTAGATTTTGCTCGATACCATAGGCCATAGCAACTGTCTCAATATGCTCTTTGAGAGTCAATTCTTCATACAAGCTAGGAGTTTCAGGAATATAACCAATCTGCTGACGATATTCACGAGGATTAGCACCTAAGGTTAGCCCGTCGATGAATATTTCTCCACTATAAGGTGTCAAAAGTCCAATAATCTCATTGATGGTCGTCGATTTCCCAGCACCATTGAGACCGATCAAACCGACCAACTGCCCACTTTCAACTGTAAAAGACACATCTTTCAAGACAGGGACATGAACGTAGCCACCTGTCAGATTTTTAATTTCTAACATATTTTCTCCAAATCTGGTATAATGTAGCTATATTATATCAAAATTCAATACAGTAGAGGTAGATTTTATGTCAGATTGTATTTTTTGTAAGATTATCGCAGGAGAAATCCCTGCAGCCAAGGTTTATGAGGATGAGCAAGTCCTTGCCTTTCTTGATATTTCTCAAGTAACACCTGGTCATACCTTGGTCGTACCTAAAGAACACTATCGCAACCTTTTAGAAATGGATTCGACGAGCTCTAGCCAACTCTTTGCAAAGATTCCAGTCATTTCTCAAAAGGTTATGAAAGCTACCCAAGCTGAAGGCATGAATATCATCGCCAACTGCGAAAAGGTAGCTGGACAAACCGTTTTCCATACCCATGTCCATCTAGTTCCTCGTTATGGTGCCGAGGATGACCTAAAAATTGACTTTGTTGCCCATGAACCTGACTTTGACAAACTTGCCCAAGTCGCTGAAACGATCAAAAACGCTTAAGGAGTTCCTATGAAACTATCAAATTTACTACTTTTTGCTGGATCAGCAGTCGGATCTTACCTCCTCGTTAAAAATCGTGAAGTTATCACTGAAGATGTTTTAGATACTACTGATCGAGTTGAAGCAATCAAAGGTGATTTAGATGTTATCCAAAATAGCTTACAAATTATCAATCAACAAAAAGAAGTCATCAAGGAATACCAAGAAGACCTAACCTATAAATTTAAAGTCTTAGAAAAAGACCTCCAAGCAAGACTTGCTGTGATAAAAGAACTACGAGAAACTGAAGAAAACTAAAGAAAGGAAAGCATCCAACTTTCCTCATATCCCCTTAAATCCATCTTGGATTACCAGCTCCTAATAGAAAAGGGAGGGACTAAACATGAAACAGTTTTTAAAAGTCATCTTGATTATTTCTGGTTGCTTCTGTCTTTTTGTAACCCTAGCTTTTCTACTTGTGGCCAATCTTTTCAAGGCCTCATCAAGTGACATTCGAGAAGGAAATGAAACCTTAAAACAAATCTTTATCTCCCTTGACCTGCCTCCTGAGAAAGTTGAATCAAACGGACACTATCAATACGAGGGGGGAGGCTTGGATTTTTATGTGACTTTTTCAGATGAGGTTATCAATAGCCACCCTGTCCTGAAAGAAAGTCCAAACCTCACTAAAAACCGACTCAAAGTCTATGTCCTACAGGCAGGTGATATTTCCTATAGAAAAGTAGAAGATAATTTGTTTAATCATGGTTTATTCCAGTTTTTAGAGGAGGAAGGCGAGAAATATTTCCGAGAAAACGGAAAGAAATCACATTCTTCTTACACAATTCTAACTTTGAAGGATTCGGAAAGCATGAAAAAGGGAATCGCATTCTATGAAAAAGCTTTGACCTTGGTGGATATCCAGGATAATTCGGCGATTAAGCACATTGATACCGTAACTGTGAAACCCGGCAAAGAATCAGAACTCAAGCAACTCATCCAGGAAATGGATAAAGCCGGCTTGCTCATTCAAAAGTATAAATAGTAGACTAACTGGAAAATGATTTTCTGAAGCTAAATTTTTCAAGATAACACAAAAAGAGCCAATCGGCTCTTTTGTTTTATTCACCTTCGAAGGCATCCTTAATATGGTCAAAGAAGCCTTTTTTCTTTGGATTAACTTTCAAATCACCTGCAGCTGCGAATTCTTTCAAGGCTGCTTTTTGACGTTCGTTCAAGCCTGTTGGAGTCACGACATTAACAGTGACATATTGGTCACCAACAGCACCACCACGTAGGCTCGGAGCTCCCTTACCACGTAGGCGGAATCGTTTACCGGTTTGAGTTCCCTCTGGAATCACTAATTCAACATCACCGTGAACAGTTGGGATATCTACAGTATCACCAAGAGTTGCTTGGACGATATTGAGGTTTAACTTGTAGAAAATAGTTGTTCCTTCACGTTCAAATTTGTCGCTCGGCTCAACATTAACAACAACATACAAGTCACCGTATGGTCCGCCGTTAAATCCAGCCTCCCCTTGACCAGCTAGACGAATTTGTTGACCAGTTTCGACACCTGCTGGAATTTTTACATGGACACTGTGGGCTTGTTTTTCATGACCTGTTCCATGACAAGTTGTACATGGATCTTTGATTTCTTTTCCACGACCATGACAGACATCACAGGTTACTTGGCGACGCATCATACCAAGCGGTGTTTGAGTATCGACGTTGATAACACCAGAACCGTGACAGCGTCCACAAGTAACTGGACTTGTTCCAGGCTTAGCACCAGATCCGTTACAAGTACGACAGCTAGCTTCACGATTGTATTTGACTTCTTTTTCAGTACCAAAGATGGCTTCTTCAAAAGTCAAATTGACGCGATATTGGAGGTCATCCCCTTGACGAGGTGCGTTTGGATTGCGAGAAGAACCGCCTCCGCCGAAAAAACTTGAGAAGATATCTTCAAAGCCACCAAAGCCTCCTGCACCATCGAAGCCACCGAAACCGCCTGCACCACCAAAGCCACCATTGGCACCAGCAGCACCATATTGGTCGTAAGCAGCACGTTTTTGTTCGTCACTTAAGGTCTCATAAGCTTCTTGAACTTCCTTGTACTTGTCCTCAGCACCAGGCTCCTTGTTGATATCTGGGTGATATTTTTTAGATAATTTCCGATAGGCTTTCTTGATTTCATCCTGAGATGCATTCTTTGAAACGCCCAAACGGTCATAAAATTCAGTATTGTTCATACAAGATACTAAGAGCGAACAGAAAGCGACTGAAATTTAGGAAACCGACAAGAAATCCTGATTTCTTAGGTGGTTTATCTAATTTCCAAGCTTTCCGCTCGAGTTCAATTCCCCGAACGCTCTTTGTTCCTTTCTATTGATGTTGTAAATCAAACCACGATGTAGGTCGGGTTCAATTCCTTTCTTTCATATTGAGTAAGAAACTTTAGAGCTCGGCTTCAATTCCCCGAACACTCTTTGTTCCTTTCTATTGATGTTGTGAATCAAACCACGATTTAGGTCGGGTTCAGTTCCTTTCTTTCATATTGAGTAAGAAACTTTAGAGCACGGGTTCAATTCCCCGAACACTCTTTGTTCCTTTCTATAATTTTTATGTAAATCTTCAGAGGCTGTTTTCTATACTTCGCTTCACTTGATCAAACTCTTGGTCTGATAGAGTAAATATCAAATCCTCTTCTGAGTAGTCGTTTCGTTCTTTAAAATAGTTGTCCGTATTAGCTGCCAAGCCTAAACTTAGAATCACTTTTCTTGCAAACTCTTGATGGGCAAAACCGATAGCCGTAATGATCTGTTTATCTTGCACAAGAACTTTCGGTTGGAAATTTTCACGTGGAAGAAATTCAAAATAGTCAAAGAAGTTTTGCCAAATTCCACCTGTAAATTTCGTGTCCTTCAACAGACCTGCTTTCGCTAATAAAAGAGGCGCTGAAGAAATGGCTGCAATGAGGATATCTTGCTCACCAAGATCCCTCAAGAACGAAATCAATTTCTCATCCTGTAGGGCAGGGCCTATATTGACCATTCCTGGCAAAATCACGCAAGAATACTCTTCTATACAGATTTGATCTAGTGTTTTAGTTGGTTGACAGGGCAAGCCATCCTCAGAGACCACCATCGAATGATCTGAAGCGGCATAATCAATCATGACGTCAAAAGACAGAGCTAAAGTACTTGTTAAAGCGGTTATCTCATAGAGAGAAAAATTAGGATAAATGATACAAAGTACTTTTTTCATACGCAACATCCTCTATTTTACCGAAAAACAGAGGCTGGGTTGCAACCTCTGGATTTCTTCTTATACTTACTAGTTTAAAAACTAGTAATGCTGAATTGAGTTTCGGATTAAAGGAATCCTAAAATCTCGGAACCTTTCTTTATTTCAGGAGGTTCCGCTAAAACAATCCACTGGATTGTTTTACTTTTCCGTAAACTCTCCGTCTACGACGTCATCGCCTGCGTTTCCTGTTGCTTGTGCACCTTCTGCTCCTGCTTGAGCTTGTTGCGCTGCTGCGGCTTGTTCGTAGAGTTTAACAGCAAGTCCTTGAGCTTTTTCGTTCAATGCTTCAAGTTTTGCTTTCATTTCGTCCAAGTTGTTGTCTTCTTGAGCTTTCTTAAGATCATCAAGGGCAGCTTGTGCAGCATCACGTTCTGCATCAAAGCCTTTACCTTCAGTTTCTTTGATTGTCTTTTCAGTCGCAAAGATAGCTTGGTCTACTTCGTTACGAAGGTCAACTTCTTCTTTACGTTTCTTATCTGCTTCAGCGTTTGCTTCTGCATCTTTCATCATGCGGTCAATTTCTTCGTCCGTCAAACCTGAGTTAGATTGGATAACGATTGTTTGTTCTTTTTGAGTTCCAAGATCTTTGGCTTTAACAGATACGATACCGTTCTTATCGATGTCAAATGTTACTTCGATTTGTGGAATACCACGAGGTGCAGCTGGGATATCTGTCAATTGGAAACGTCCAAGAGTCTTGTTATCTGCTGCCATTGGGCGTTCCCCTTGAAGAACGTGGATATCAACGGCTGGTTGGTTGTCTGCTGCAGTTGAGAAGACTTGTGATTTAGATGTTGGAATTGTTGTGTTGCGGTCGATGAGTTTTGTGAAGACTCCACCCATTGTTTCGATACCAAGTGACAATGGCGTTACGTCAAGAAGGACAACGTCTTTCACATCACCAGTGATCACACCACCTTGGATGGCAGCACCCATTGCAACTACTTCGTCAGGATTCACTGATTTGTTTGGTTCTTTACCAGTTTCAGCTTTAACAGCTTCAACAACGGCAGGGATACGAGTTGAACCACCGACAAGGATGACTTCGTCAATATCTGACAAGCTCAAACCTGCATCTGAAAGGGCTTGACGAACTGGAACTTTTGTACGTTCTACAAGGTCACGAGTCAAATCGTCGAATTTAGCACGAGTCAAAGTCATTTCCAAGTGAAGAGGTCCAGCCTCACCAGCAGTAATAAATGG from Streptococcus sp. oral taxon 061 includes these protein-coding regions:
- a CDS encoding ABC transporter permease translates to MKDLFLKRKQEFRKECLGYLRYVLNDHFVLFLLVLLGFLAYQYNQLLQHFPENHFPILILIGMISILLLLWGGIATYLEVPDKLFLLVAEEEVREHIQKQSLISFIFWVSVQTLFLLLFAPLFLAMGLGLPFFGVYLLVLGIVKYVIFRQKSSNFFLGNGLDWDFAIAQESKRKQFLLRFFALFTQVKGISNSVKRRAYLDFILKGVQKVPGKIWQNLYLRSYLRNGDLFALSLRLIILSLTALIFIEQSWIAVAIVILFNYLLLFQLLALYHAFDYQYLTQLFPVGKGQKEKGLKEILRAIGIFALALESLLGLLVFKDKILVLVLVGAGLVLQYLYLPYQLRRLVDE
- the rnpM gene encoding RNase P modulator RnpM; translation: MKTRKIPLRKSVVSNEVIDKRDLLRIVKNKEGEVFIDPTGKANGRGAYIKLDNAEALEAKKKKVFNRSFNMEVEESFYDELIAYVDHKVKRRELGLE
- the nusA gene encoding transcription termination factor NusA gives rise to the protein MSKEMLEAFRILEEDKGIKKEDIIDAVVESLRSAYRRRYGQSDSVAIDFNEKTGDFTVYTVREVVDEVFDSRLEISLKDALAINSAYELGDKIKFEEAPGEFGRVAAQSAKQTIMEKMRKQTRAITYNTYKEHEQEIMSGTVERFDNRFIYVNLGSIEAQLSKQDQIPGEVFASHDRIEVYVYKVEDNPRGVNVFVSRSHPEMIKRLMEQEIPEVYDGTVEIMSVAREAGDRTKVAVRSHNPNVDAIGTIVGRGGANIKKITSKFHPARYDAKSDRMVPVEENIDVIEWVADPAEFIYNAIAPAEVDQVIFDENDSKRALVVVPDNKLSLAIGRRGQNVRLAAHLTGYRIDIKSASEFEAMEEAGQVDFADTEELTEE
- the ccrZ gene encoding cell cycle regulator CcrZ; the encoded protein is MDLGDIELTLTPISGKSGKAYMGSYPDGKRVFIKMNTSPILPGLAREQIAPQLLWSRRLPDGRDMSAQEWLTGNILTPGDMNRKQIIDILTRLHRSRPLMTQLTRLGYALETPSDLLQSWVNKAPDALKNNQYLRMVLGDLRENLPGFREDYATIVHGDVRHSNWFETESGLIYLVDWDSVRLTDRMFDVAYLLCHYIPEFQWQEWLTNYGYKYNQTVLNKLYWYAQLSFLSLITKYYENQDLDNVNREIYALRSFRDKYGKKK
- the rimP gene encoding ribosome maturation factor RimP, which codes for MDAIATIVELVREVVEPVIEAPFELVDIEYGKIGSDMILSIFVDKPEGITLNDTADLTEIISPVLDTIKPDPFPEQYFLEITSPGLERPLKTKEAVAGAVGKYIHVGLYQAIDKQKVFEGTLLSFEEDELTMEYMDKTRKKTVQIPYNLVSKARLAVKL
- a CDS encoding HIT family protein; translated protein: MSDCIFCKIIAGEIPAAKVYEDEQVLAFLDISQVTPGHTLVVPKEHYRNLLEMDSTSSSQLFAKIPVISQKVMKATQAEGMNIIANCEKVAGQTVFHTHVHLVPRYGAEDDLKIDFVAHEPDFDKLAQVAETIKNA
- a CDS encoding ABC transporter ATP-binding protein, producing MLEIKNLTGGYVHVPVLKDVSFTVESGQLVGLIGLNGAGKSTTINEIIGLLTPYSGEIFIDGLTLGANPREYRQQIGYIPETPSLYEELTLKEHIETVAMAYGIEQNLAFERVEPLLKVFRLDQKLDWFPVHFSKGMKQKVMIICAFVVDPSLFIVDEPFLGLDPLAISDLIQLLEAEKKKGKSILMSTHVLDSAEKMCDSFVILHKGQVRAKGNLQQLREAFDMPEASLNDIYLALTKEEEL
- the trmB gene encoding tRNA (guanosine(46)-N7)-methyltransferase TrmB, with the translated sequence MRVRNRKGATELLEANPQYVVLNPAEAKGKWRDLFGNDNPIHVEVGSGKGAFVTGMAKQNPGINYIGIDIQKSVLSYALDKVLEVGVPNIKLLWVDGSELTNYFEDGEIDRLYLNFSDPWPKKRHEKRRLTYKSFLDTFKRILPEHGEIHFKTDNRGLFEYSLVSFSQYGMKLNAVWLDLHASDFEGNVMTEYEQKFSSKGQVIYRVEAEF
- a CDS encoding YlxQ-related RNA-binding protein; protein product: MNKQKVSNLLGLAQRAGKIISGEEMVVKAIQEQKAKLVFLAHDAAPNLTKKIQDKSHYYQVEVVTVFSTLELSIAVGKSRKVLAVTDAGFTKKMRSLME
- the infB gene encoding translation initiation factor IF-2 → MSKKRLYEIAKELGKESKEVVARAKELGLEVKSHSSSVEADAAEKIVASFKPAAPKAEAKPVAPKASEAKVEKKSETPVAPKEEKVVAARPQSRNFKAEREARAKEQAERRKQNKGNNRDQQQNGNRQKNENRNGGKPGQGNRDNRRFNDQAKKQQGQGNRGNDRRQQADNRPNQAGPRIDFKARAAALKAEQNAEYARSSEERFKQSQVAKEALAQANKRKEPEEIFEEAAKLAEQTQQVVEVAPVVKEPVVDTRRKKQARPDKDRDDYDREEDGPRKQQKNRSSQNQVRNQRNSNWNNNKKNKKGNKQNNRNQAPKPVTERKFHELPTEFEYTDGMTVAEIAKRIKREPAEIVKKLFMMGVMATQNQSLDGETIELLMVDYGIEAKQKVEVDNADIERFFVEDGYLNEDELIERPPVVTIMGHVDHGKTTLLDTLRNSRVATGEAGGITQHIGAYQIEENGKKITFLDTPGHAAFTSMRARGASVTDITILVVAADDGVMPQTIEAINHSKAANVPIIVAINKIDKPGANPERVIGELAEHGVMSTAWGGDSEFVEISAKFNQNIDELLETVLLVAEIQELKADPTVRAIGTVIEARLDKGKGAVATLLVQQGTLNVQDPIVVGNTFGRVRAMTNDLGRRVKVAGPSTPVSITGLNEAPMAGDHFAVYEDEKSARAAGEERAKRALMKQRQATQRVSLENLFDTLKAGELKSVNVIIKADVQGSVEALAASLQKIDVEGVKVTIVHSAVGAINESDVTLAEASNAFIIGFNVRPTPQARQQAEADDVEIRLHSIIYKVIEEMEEAMKGMLDPEFEEKVIGEAIIRETFKVSKVGTIGGFMVTSGKVTRDSKVRVIRDGVVIYDGELASLKHYKDDVKEVTNGREGGLMIDGYNDIKMDDVIEAYVMEEIKR